From Phycisphaerae bacterium:
AGTCGCCGCAACCTGTATCTGCGGCCCTATCCTCTCCGGAAAAACACCGCTGCAGGAAGCCGAAGTCCGACTGATCCACGTCGCCGTCCTTGTCGAAGTCGGCCTTGGCACAGTTGCCCGCATGGGGCACGGCCGGTCCGGCAACGCAGGCGGCGAACGTCTTCATGTCTTCTGTGTCGATATCCCCATCTCGGTCGAAGTCGCCGAGGATGTACTCATGAGCGCCAATGTCCACGATGGGTGCGGTGCCGAGGCCAGTGTCAACCGTGATCGGATCGTTGAAGAAACGCGGCAGGCTGCCTAGATCGGTTAGGATGCGGGGGGGCACGGCGCCGTTGTCGCCGGCGTCGATGCAGGGCGAGCCGGCCCTCAGGTGCAGGTCGCCCAGGTCATCGTCGGCAGTACCCCATTTTCCATCCACTCCAGCAGTCGGCGACAGAACCAATTGCGGGTCGGCAGAGATGTTGCCATCGGTGCCCGTGGGGTTGGCCACGCCGGAGTAGTTGTAGGCGGTATTGCCGTAGACGCAGTTGTACCGAAGGTTCGACCCAGACCCGGACGCGCAAATCCCCGAGGAGTTGAACGCGACGATCGTGTTGGTGATCGTCGGGGAGGAATAGTGGCAGTGGATTCCGCCGCCGTCGCAGTCAGAGTCGGTTCCGGTTAAGGCATTCCCTGTGATGGTGTCGTTCGAGATCGTCGGCGAGCCGCCGGAACAGTAGATTCCACCGCCGCAGGAACTGCTCGTTCCGTCTGCGATGTTGCCGGTGATCATGTTGTTCGAGATCTTCGGCGAGCCACCGAAGCAGTAGATCCCGCCGCCGTAGGCCTGACGCCCGATTGCGCTGTTCCCCGTGACCGCGTTATTCGAGATCGCTGGCGACCCGCCGGCGCAGTAGATCCCGCCGCCGGGGGCGTATAGCCCGGTCACGCTGTTTCCCGTGATCGTGTTGTTGGCAATCGTGGGAGAGGAAGAGTCGCAGCAGATTCCGCCGCCCGCCTTGGTGGCTTTGCCGTTGCGGATGGTGAAGCCGTCCACGGTACCCAGTTCACTACCGAACGGCACGCTCACCACGCTGCCGC
This genomic window contains:
- a CDS encoding DUF1565 domain-containing protein, translating into RRDQGGRVDIGADEFDGTTPSFTLRVVRVSPSGNDDHDGSSWELAKRTVQAGINAIAGPGGGDVWVAAGTYTERITLEACVHVYGGFAGTEFRRDQRDWVAHVTILDGNAGGSVVSVPFGSELGTVDGFTIRNGKATKAGGGICCDSSSPTIANNTITGNSVTGLYAPGGGIYCAGGSPAISNNAVTGNSAIGRQAYGGGIYCFGGSPKISNNMITGNIADGTSSSCGGGIYCSGGSPTISNDTITGNALTGTDSDCDGGGIHCHYSSPTITNTIVAFNSSGICASGSGSNLRYNCVYGNTAYNYSGVANPTGTDGNISADPQLVLSPTAGVDGKWGTADDDLGDLHLRAGSPCIDAGDNGAVPPRILTDLGSLPRFFNDPITVDTGLGTAPIVDIGAHEYILGDFDRDGDIDTEDMKTFAACVAGPAVPHAGNCAKADFDKDGDVDQSDFGFLQRCFSGEDRAADTGCGD